The DNA region GGGTGCCGAGATGGTGGTGGTGGTCAATCGCGCGCTCGCGGACCGGCACTTCGCGGACCGGAATCCGGTCGGCCAGCACGTCACCTTCCTCGACCGGTCGAGAGAGATCGTCGGAGTGATCGGCAACGTACAGCAAGGCATCGTTCCCGAGTCCGGAGGCGGCTTCGGTGACGTGGTATACCTGCCGGTCGCCCAGAATCCCCGGGCAACGTACTACCTCGTGGTCCGTACGGCCGGAACACCGAGGGCCGTGGCCGATCCGATTCGAGCCGAGGTGCGCAACCTCGATGCGGACCTCGCTGTGAACACTGTCGAGACGATGCAGGAGTACGCGGCCCGTTACACCGTCACTTTGAGCCTCTTCAACGATATTCTGAGCGCGTTCGGGGTCCTCGCGCTGCTGCTGGCGTCGCTGGGCACCTACGGCGTCATAGCCTACTCGGTAGCGCAGCGGAGTCAGGAGATCGGCGTGCGCATGACGCTCGGCGCGGACGCCCGCACTGTAGTGGGGATGATCGCCATGCAGGGGCTCAAGATGACCGTGCTCGGGCTGGCGATCGGGACCGTTCTGCTGGTGCCGCTGATGGCTGTGATCTCGAACGTACTACGAGGGTTCGGGCTCGAGCCCGTCGCGCCGCTGACGCTGGTGTACGTGGGCTTGGTGCTATTCACCGTGAGCGCGGTCGCGAGCGTCGTGCCCGCGACGCGTGCCGCGACTGTGGATCCGGTTTCCGTTTTGCGGGCTGACTGACGCGCGCAATGAGGAGCCTTCTAGCGCCCTCCCGCGGGCTCCAGCCGGTAGACCGTGCTCGGCGCACCGCTGCGTTCGTCCATCGCGATGTAGATGTACCCTTCCGGTCCCTGACGTACGTCCCGGATGCGACCGAAACCCTGGAGTAGCGTTTCTTCGGCGACCACTTCCTGTCCGTCGAGCGTCAGCCTAGCGAGCTGCATGCCTGCCAGACCGCCGACGAAGATGTTGCCGTTCCAGGCAGGGAAGCGCTGGCCCGAGTAGATCATGAGCCCGGACGTCGCGATCGATGGCACCCAGAAATGCACGGGGTGCTCCATCGACTCTCGCATCGTGCCCACGTGGATCGTGGAACCGCTTCCGTAGTTCACGCCATACCCGACCACCGGCCACCCATAGTTGCGGCCGGGCTGGATGAGGTTGAGCTCGTCGCCACCCTGCGGGCCGTGCTCGTTGGCCCACAGGTCGCCGGTCTCGGGATGGATCGCGAGGCCCTGCGGGTTCCTGTGCCCGTAGCTCCACGTCTCGGGCCGCACGCCGTCCTCTCCGATGAACGGGTTGTCGGCAGGAACGCGACCGTCGTCATGCAGTCGAATGATGACGCCGTGGTGGTTCGAGCGGTCCTGGGCGGGGTGCGCCTCGAGGTCGCCACGCGACGGCGCCTGGCGATCGCCGGCCGAGATGAAGACGTAGCCGTCGGCGAACGCGATGCGAGAGCCGTAGTGCCCGTCTCTGCCGCGGGCGACCGCTTCGAAGAGCTCTTCGACATTCGTCAGAGCATCGTCCTCGAACTTGCCCCGGATCAGCGCCGTCGTGGACTGATCGTCGGCCTGTGGTTTCGAATAAGTGATGTAGAGCCAGTGGTTGTTCGCGAAGTCCGGGTGGGGCTGAACATCCAGCAGGCCACCCTGACCACGGGCGTGAACCTCGGGAATACCGGGCACCGGATCCGGCAACAGTTCACCGTCGCGCACGATGCGCAGACGCCCGGGGCGCTCGGTGACCAGCATGTCGCCGTTCGGCAGCCAGGCCATCGACCAGGGCGTCACGAGCCCTTCCGCGACGGGGATCAGCTGAAAGTCGTGCAGCGCCGACCGGTGGACCTGTGCACCTGCCGGCGCGACGAAGACCAGGCAAGAGCCGAGGGCAACGAGCGCGAAGCGAGTCCGGACCATCTGAGCCACCTCTGTAGGGAAGGTCGAAGATCCCGAGAGCATGGCCCGGGACTGAGTGATGTTCGGCTCTGGGATCTACGGGAGGAGTCGGAATCCGTCAACGGGGCGGTACCTTTCTTCCGCAGCGCTACTGAGGAGGAGTCTTGCAGGCCGACGCCAAAGCGAAGGACAAGCCGAAGGAGAAAAACTCCGCCGTCGAGAGGACTAAGTCCATCGTCATGGCGCTCGCTCTGTTCTTCTTCATCCGAACGTTCCTGGTGCAGACCTACGTGATCACGTCGGGGTCGATGGAGCGCACGTTGCTCGTGGGGGACATGCTGGTGGTGAACCGCCTGGCGATCGGCTCACGGATCCCAGGCACGCAAATCCGAATTCCCGGATACTCGAAGCCACGGCGCGGTGACGTGCTGGTCTTCGACCCGCATCACGAGGTGGACATGAAGCTCGTGAAGCGCCTGATGGGGCTGCCCGGCGACACGCTCGAGATGCGGAACGGGGCGCTCTTCCTCAACGACGAGCGCCTCGACGAGCCGTACCTGAACGACGCCCGGCGACGGGACGACCGTAGCCCGGACATGGCATGGCAACGGGAATATCTCGTGGCGGGCGTCGACCGCGACAGCTATGTGCCGAGTCGGCACGACTGGGGGCCGATCGTGGTTCCGGACGGCTACTACTTCATGCTCGGTGACAACAGGGACGAAAGTCTCGACTCACGGTATTGGGGCTTGCTGGAGGCTTGGCGTCTCGAAGGCCGCGTGCTCTTCAAGTACTTCTCGTACAACAGAGGGTCGTATCGGTCGTTTCCGGCGCTCCGGGAGATTCGATGGGGGCGCATCGGCAAGGGGCTCAGCCACGGTGACTGATACCGTACCGCCGGAGCGCATCGAGTCGGAGCGGCTCATCATGCGATGCTGGCACCCTCATGACGCGCCACAGTTCAAGGCCGCGCTCGACTCCAGCCTGCCGGAGCTTCAGCGGTGGATTCCATGGGCGATGAACGAGCCTTCGGAGCTCGACGTGCTCGAGGACCGGCTGAGCGGCTACCGTGACGACTTCTTCGCTGGGCGCAACGCGCTCTTCGCGTTGATGGACCCCGACGAGACCGAAGTGCTCGGCGGCGCCGGACTGTACCGCCGCGTCGGTCCCGGTGCGTTGGAGATCGGGTACTGGGTACGCTCGGATCAGGCGGGCCAGGGTCTCGCGACCGAGGCCGCGCATGCGATGACCGATGTGGGATTCATGCTCTCCGGAATCGAGCGCATCGAGATCCACTGCGACCCTCTGAACGCGCCGAGCATCGGGGTCCCCAGGAAGCTCGGGTACGAGCAGGGGGAGACGTTGGTGGACCATGGGGTCGGCCCGACCGGTGGGTCGCGAGACACGATGATCTGGCGACTCACAATGGAGGAGTACGGAGCGACTCGCTAAGCGGCTCGCTCGGACGTGCCGACGAGCATCACTACTTGGCCTGTCCTAGAAGACGACCTGCCAGCCGATGACGACGCCCCAATCGAGTCCGAATTGCGGACCCTCGTACTCGTGGGAGATGGGGAAGATCGCCTCGATCGAGAGCCGATGTCCCGCGAATCGCGAGCCTTCGGGCAAGTAGAAGTTCATGCCGATCGGCAAGTCGATCCGCTCGCCCTCGAGGAAAAAGCCGTCGTTCCCGGGGTCCCGATCCGGATCGAGATCGGGGTCGCCTCCCTCGATGCCACCCCAGTTCTGCCACTTGATGCGAGCGGAGAACGAGATGTACTCGCTGATCATGTACGCAGCCCAGCCGGATGCGTCGAATGAGTTGCCGAGCGAGTAGCTGCGGTCGTTGGTTCCTACGGGAATCATGCCGTTGATCTGGCCACCGACCGACGCCACCTCATTTTGGGTCTGCACGGTCAGGCCCGGTAGCAGCGCAAACGTGCCGGCACCCGGACGCATGTCGTAGGGCATCCCCTCGATGCCCGGCGTGCTGAACGGTGTTTCCGCAAAGATGGCGGTTGATCCGGTCGGTACCCTTGCGCCCATCTGGACGTGCGCTTTGTACGCACCCAGATCCAAGAAGTTGTACAGGGCGGACACGGTCAGGTCGCCCAGATTCTGGGACTCGGTCACGTAGAACACGCCTCCGGTCGTCAACTGTTCTCGCTGGCGGTTGGAATAGTCCATGCCCGCGGTGAAGGTCAGTTCTTCGGTTGCGCCGAACGAGACGGAGAAGTTGTGCGTCTGATTGGCCAGAGTGAGCGGGGCCTGGTCGTAGAACTCGAGGGTCGACTCGAGGGGAAGTGAGTCGCTAGCGAACCATATGCCCTTCGAGTTGAGCTGCGTGAAGCGGTAGCTGAACTCGATCGCACCGCCCTCGAGGGTTCGTGCGCCCCTCATGCCGATAGGCGCGTGGCCATCCGGACGCTTCGAGGTCCAGACGTTGTCTTCCTGAGCGGCCAGCGGCGAAGCGACTGTGAGTAGCGTCGCCACGATCAGGATCTTGCGAACCATGGGATGTTCCTCCGACACGGTATCGGACCGGTACCCGGTCCCTCTGGGCTCTACCGTAGAAAATGCCCCGAATCACATGAAAAAAACAAGTGTTTACGCCAGGGGCTCCCTAACAACAGGGAAAAAACGGTTGTTCCTGGCGACATCGACGCCGGTAGGTTCACGTTCACCAGGACGGGGAACGACCAACCGGGGGCCGCCGACTGGTTATCCTCGCGCCGCAACCAGCTCCGGCAGCAACGCCTCGGGCACACCGAAAGCGTCAACGAGGAGCCGGGCATGCGGGCGCAGCTCGCGGCACAGCTCGTTGACCTGGGTTCGGATCGCCCTGGACTTCGGCGGCTCCAGGTATCCGGTCTCGAGATACCAGCCGCTGTGCGCCTCGATGCGGGACAGGGCGTAAAGCGCGCTCACGGTACCCAGCGCTTTCGAGAGTCCCGGCGTGGGGGCGCGTGCGACCCCGTCCTGTACGCGCTCGAGCAGGACCCGCTCGATGTGGGCTCGCGCCAGAGTGACGACGTGGTCTTGGCACTCATTGAGCGCCTGAAACGAATCCATGCCGTCCGCGAAACGAGACCGTAGTCGGTTCGCGACCGAACGCAGGAGCCGCTCTTCACGGTACTCGAGCGCGGCGTGATGGAACGCCGGGTCGAGCAGATGCTCCTCGTCCGTGCGTCGGGTGACGACTGGATTCAGCTCGGTGAGGCGCGTCTCCGCACGCTCGGCCAAGTATTTGACCGTCCCCCAGAGGTTCAGATCGCTCATCTCGTCCTTGAATCGAGAGAGCAGTCCTTTCGCGACGAGCTGGTACAGAACGAGGTTGGCTCCCTCGAAGGTGGTGAAGACGTCGGTGTCCGCCTTGAGCGCGGCGAACCGGTTTGCCGCGAGATAGCCCTGACCACCACACGCTTCGCGGCAAGCCTGTAGGGTCTCGACGCATTGCTCGGAGGCGTACGCTTTTAGGGCCGCCGCCGTTACCTCGAGTTCGATGTCGGCGTGCCCTCGGCTCGCTGCATAGTCCCGCTGCAGAGCTCTGACCGCGAAGTGCGCCGCGATCGTCGCGGAGAGCCTCGGCAGGAGTGACCGTTGCAGCACCAAGTAGTCGAGCAGGGGTTGCTCCTCTGCCCCGTCCGCTCCGAACTGCCGACGTCGATCGGCATGTCGCACAGCGATGGTGAGGCCGACTTTCGCCGCGCTCACCGACGCCGACGCGATGCTCACCCGGCCCGCGACGAGCGTGCGCAGCATGGTGAAGAAGCGACGGGCCGAGCTCGGGATCGGACTCGTGTACACACCCGCCTCGTCGATGGAGGCGAAGCGGTCGAGCAGGTTGGTACGAGGCACACGCACGTCTTTGAACCAGATGCGTCCGTTGTCCACACCATTGAGGCCCTCCTTGAGGCCTCGGTCCTCGATGCGAACGCCGGCCAGTACGTGGCCGGCTTGGTCTCGGATCGGCACGAGCAACGCGTGAACGCCTTGATCCACGCCCCCCACGATCAACCGAGCGAAAACGGTCGCCATTTGCCCGTGGCACGCCGCGTTTCCTATCCAATCCTTAGCGGCGGCGTCCGTCGGCGTGGTGACGACGATCTCATCGCTGCTCGCTTCGTACGTCGCTGTCGTCTCGAGGTCGCGCACGTTGGAGCCGTGTCCGGTCTCGGTCATCGCGTAGCATCCGGGCAGATCGAGTCGGCCGATCGCGCCGAGGTAGGCACGGTGATGCCGCTCGGTGCCGAGCTGAAATACGCTGCCCCCGAAGAGGCCGAACTGAACTCCGAACTTCACCAGGACGCTCAGGTCTCCGAACGCGAGGCTCTCGAAGA from Gemmatimonadota bacterium includes:
- a CDS encoding PQQ-dependent sugar dehydrogenase, yielding MVRTRFALVALGSCLVFVAPAGAQVHRSALHDFQLIPVAEGLVTPWSMAWLPNGDMLVTERPGRLRIVRDGELLPDPVPGIPEVHARGQGGLLDVQPHPDFANNHWLYITYSKPQADDQSTTALIRGKFEDDALTNVEELFEAVARGRDGHYGSRIAFADGYVFISAGDRQAPSRGDLEAHPAQDRSNHHGVIIRLHDDGRVPADNPFIGEDGVRPETWSYGHRNPQGLAIHPETGDLWANEHGPQGGDELNLIQPGRNYGWPVVGYGVNYGSGSTIHVGTMRESMEHPVHFWVPSIATSGLMIYSGQRFPAWNGNIFVGGLAGMQLARLTLDGQEVVAEETLLQGFGRIRDVRQGPEGYIYIAMDERSGAPSTVYRLEPAGGR
- the lepB gene encoding signal peptidase I, translated to MQADAKAKDKPKEKNSAVERTKSIVMALALFFFIRTFLVQTYVITSGSMERTLLVGDMLVVNRLAIGSRIPGTQIRIPGYSKPRRGDVLVFDPHHEVDMKLVKRLMGLPGDTLEMRNGALFLNDERLDEPYLNDARRRDDRSPDMAWQREYLVAGVDRDSYVPSRHDWGPIVVPDGYYFMLGDNRDESLDSRYWGLLEAWRLEGRVLFKYFSYNRGSYRSFPALREIRWGRIGKGLSHGD
- a CDS encoding GNAT family N-acetyltransferase gives rise to the protein MTDTVPPERIESERLIMRCWHPHDAPQFKAALDSSLPELQRWIPWAMNEPSELDVLEDRLSGYRDDFFAGRNALFALMDPDETEVLGGAGLYRRVGPGALEIGYWVRSDQAGQGLATEAAHAMTDVGFMLSGIERIEIHCDPLNAPSIGVPRKLGYEQGETLVDHGVGPTGGSRDTMIWRLTMEEYGATR
- a CDS encoding acyl-CoA dehydrogenase family protein; translation: MCPDRKSGTLHSADVGIKARKGLGERVSTQEKRFRAWPDERSELTPFLPFVFCAWADGALSTAELSAFRAHVDGRAWLAADARNSLREWLDPDHPLSPDQLSALGARIRSVPLEDVEAACVSLTDLGLALWRADEGATGPWSADDAIERLRALESALGLIGREAARRALGAPAPKIQRQPPVALFDAESLRTYLDRDHRELRDEVLALLGRSPMLIPLGLDQDEYRERVLDAVRFLAERGLGSTAFPTAYGGRDDPGAALAIFESLAFGDLSVLVKFGVQFGLFGGSVFQLGTERHHRAYLGAIGRLDLPGCYAMTETGHGSNVRDLETTATYEASSDEIVVTTPTDAAAKDWIGNAACHGQMATVFARLIVGGVDQGVHALLVPIRDQAGHVLAGVRIEDRGLKEGLNGVDNGRIWFKDVRVPRTNLLDRFASIDEAGVYTSPIPSSARRFFTMLRTLVAGRVSIASASVSAAKVGLTIAVRHADRRRQFGADGAEEQPLLDYLVLQRSLLPRLSATIAAHFAVRALQRDYAASRGHADIELEVTAAALKAYASEQCVETLQACREACGGQGYLAANRFAALKADTDVFTTFEGANLVLYQLVAKGLLSRFKDEMSDLNLWGTVKYLAERAETRLTELNPVVTRRTDEEHLLDPAFHHAALEYREERLLRSVANRLRSRFADGMDSFQALNECQDHVVTLARAHIERVLLERVQDGVARAPTPGLSKALGTVSALYALSRIEAHSGWYLETGYLEPPKSRAIRTQVNELCRELRPHARLLVDAFGVPEALLPELVAARG